The Epinephelus fuscoguttatus linkage group LG7, E.fuscoguttatus.final_Chr_v1 DNA window CTTCCGACGTGCACATGGCAGACTGAGAAACGTTGAGGACCACGATGTCACCATGCTCAAGGTCCCTAACGGAGATGAACCCACATACGGCGTAAGGGACATTCGACGTGTGACATGAGACACAATATAAAAGATGTTAAAGTTTGGGTTCTCACATTTGAAttatttctgtgtctctgtctcaggATATCTTTGATGAGTTTTGCACATCAGGAAGTGGGACAGGGCTGCCCTATCTGGTCCAGAGGACTATGGCCAGACAGATTTCACTTGTCCAGTGTGTCGGTCAGTCCCCTTTCTCACCGCTGTTGCTCTTCTTTTccctgtgttttttaaatactttgcaGTTGTGTAACTGTGTCACTCTGTTTCCAGGTAAAGGCCGGTATGGGGAGGTGTGGAGGGGAACTTGGATGGGGGAGAGTGTGGCTGTCAAGATCTTTTCCTCTAGGGACGAGCAGTCCTGgtttagagagacagagatctACAATACTGTACAGCTGCGACACGACAACATACTGGGTACGGCAGCAGATTAAAGTTGTGAAGAAATGTTTCTTGTGACATGTTTTCTGTGTAAAGAAAAGTGCATTTTCatttagggctgggcgatacagAGAAAATCAGACGACACATTATTTTTGACCAAGTAACTATTGATATTTtgacaatattgtagggttgactgtGTAATTGTATATAGTTACTAAAGCCCTATTCGCAAGGGCTAGTATTACCTGGGGACGTCATATGATTCAGATATAACCAACCCCACACCTTGTTTCATGCACTCATTCGCACAGGTTAAGTctaatttactgacattatcccctGAATGTGATGTGCACAGTTATTTATAACTCCACTCTACACAACACTACTAGCTGTGATGTACAGTTTTAACCTCCTTTTTTCTATTAAATGGGGTTTAAACAAACAGAACCAATTCTTccacacactgtcacatgttATGTATCTCATCATCTTTCAAGATTTCGCTCCTCTGATTGATTTGAGCTTGCTTTTGCTGCAAACAGGTCTCCATGTTGTGTAGCAAGATGAGTCTCCTGCACCCAGAATGCAGTCAAAACAGATTTAGAATTGCCAAAGCAGCCTCCATACTTCTCGATGAGAAGAGAGGCAAAAACAAGGCGTGGATAAAATGGAAAACGTAAATAGGACAAAGCACTGAGATGCCAATTCACACAGGACTAGTATGATTACAGAACCTCTGTGTTTGACTTGTGATGGCAGATTTGCATGGGACTAAGATAGTAGGTGACCTCCACAGTTATTACAAATTACCAGAGGTCCCCAGGTAATACTAATCCTGTGGAGGAAGGGCTTTAGtcggtaaaggcaaataattaagcagctagaacagtctggttagttcagaaaatgacatcactttaatgtAGTGCAGCCTTTAAATCTAGGAGAAGACAACACTTGCTGTGTTCTggtatccaaaatctaagatgacaTATAGACTTACATCACAaaatcaatatattgcccagccctaatgtcatttttaaaaagcattagCCAAAATACAGATGTGTAAATGGTGATCTCCTGTCCTGGCTTTAGGTTTCATAGCCTCTGACATGACATCTAAGAACTCCAGTACCCAACTGTGGCTCGTCACCCACTTTCATGAGCTGGGTTCGCTCTACGACTTCCTGCAGTACAGCAGCTTGGAGCCGGAGAGTTGCCTGAGGATGTGCCTGTCTGTGGCCTGCGGCCTCGTTCACCTTCACACTGAGATTGTCAGTTCCCAGGAAAAGCCAGCCATCGCCCACCGAGACCTGAAAAGCCGCAACATCCTGGTAAAGCGGAACGGACAGTGCTGCATCGCTGACCTGGGTGAGCTGAGTTGTGTAGAAGCAAGGACAGCAAAATCACAATTAATCCACTAGACTTCCAGTTGTATCTGTTTCCAACTTCTGCTGCTAGTTATGATTAATGTGTTGAGACAGAGCAGCTGGTACACGCTGATTAACTGTGAATTAAAAGGTTGCGTCTGTTCTCTGTGCCTGCTCGCTGGTCAGGTTTGGCTGTGATACACTCTCAGTCCCATGACTACCTCGATGTGGGCAACAACCCTCGTGTGGGGACCAAGCGCTACATGGCCCCTGAAGTGCTGGATGAGACTATTCGTATGGACGTCTTTGAGTCCTACAAGCAAACGGACATCTGGGCCCTGGGCCTTGTCTTCTGGGAAATTACCCGCAGGACCATTGTCAATGGTAAGAAGACAGCTGCCTGTTAGAATATCGTGCCTTTAAAGTAGCTTTTTGCTTTCACTTATCTAAACGTCATGGAGAAAATGGCACACAGTGTGTTTATATATCAGTGTATCTTCTGAAAGTTGATATGTTACCCATCCTCTCAGGCACACCatgttgaaaatgtgttttctccGTCATGTCTGCCTGGCTCTGTGTATATAAGAGGCAGTCAGTCCCGTGTCTCTCAGCACCCCAGTGTTTTCCtagtctgtgtctgtctctactATCCTCTCTCATGATTAGCACTGCAGTAATTATAAACAGTCTTATCTGGTGTCAGCACTCACTTGTACATAGTCCAGATGCTCGTGCACACAATTTGTAGATGCAAGCACACATCAGCGCTCAAACGaccacgcatacacacacagtggcgCTAACACAGTTAGTCCAGATGGGTAGACCTTCATAactttatgagtgtgtgtgtgtgtgtgtgtgtgtgtgtgtgcgtgcatgttctctcacaaacacacacagtgagtagGCCTCGCAGATCTCCATCCCAGTGTAATCGTCAGGGAATTGATATCTTTCCCTGCTCTCTTGTTTAGTCAAACATGCTTTACAAAATTCCCACTGCAGACTTTCTCAATTTCCAAGTGTGCTATTTCAGGCTTTGCGTGAAGAGAAATGTacgtttttaaaaatgtatgagGAGGTAAATTAGGGGTTTAATGTTGGTGATGAGTTTTCTGATAATGTTAACATTACAGTTATCCACTAAATCCCACAACCAATAATGATGTGATAGCTTGGTAGTTGCTCATCTGCTCAGCTGGAGAAGAAACAATGCACTGACGagcgaattcacaaaaggattgcgcgGGTTTTGTAGACACTTAATGTGCACAAAAAAGACCAAAGATAAAAATGGTTTAATTCTCTGAGCACCCACAAAGTGTCTGATACACCCCTGACTGTGACGCCAAGCAAATAGCGTCTCGGTGCTCCTGTGCTATTTGCACATATGTAAATTAGGTAATGTACCGTGTATATGTTTAGCGCAAAAGTGGcgcctttctatgcaaatgagcctgcCCTCCATGGAAAAGCAGTCAAATTCATAGAGATCAGCAcgaatagccacacgcagtcaCAGTGAAATGGTGAGTATCTTCAGAGAGTTGGTGGTAACTGAAGCACATTTATAGTGGGTGTCATGCCCAGACTCTCAAGAGGTCATGGCAACAATGATTGAAGCCTGGCGAAGCTTTGAGGAATGCCTCTGCACCTCATCGGTCAAGACCCTGTAGCTTGCTgtctttacatttctgttttcttttacccCTAGCTGTTGTTCTGCCCGCTGTGTTCTTGGCCAAATGAATAATTTCAATCAGGTGCAATAAAATGAGCAAGTTGCACTCAGCTGCAACATTTtatgggcgtgtttgcgctgtaATATCAGAAGCACAGTATCTTTTATGAATCTGACCTTGAGAAGGGGCAGATAGAGGTTGCAAGTGATGTCCAATTCATGGTGCTATCAGTAGCTGCAATCTATTCTTTGTGAATTtacctgtctttttttcttttttggattgTTATAGGGATCGTGGAAGAGTACCGCCCTCCCTTCTTTGACCTGGTGCCCTTAGATCCCAGCTTTGAGGAGATGAAGAAGGTGGTGTGTGTGGACCAGCAGAGGCCCAGTCTGCACAACAGGCTCCATTCCCACCCTGTATGTCAtctgatgacacacacattaacgCAAACATACACATAAATGTAATTGTAACTGTTAACTCAGAGCACATACTCTACAGGACACACAATAACGATGCCACATGTTTCATCCAACTGGGATGCCCAGGttgtattttcacatttgtctctttgtgttcagaTCCTAACGGCCATTGTGAAGATCATGAAGGAGTGCTGGTACCAGAGCCCGTCGGCCCGCCTCACTGCCCTGCGGGTGAGAAAGACACTCTCCAAACTGGACCAGGACAGTGACTTCAGCATTGAGAAACTCAAGCGGGACATCTAGACCAGAGGCATGAAGCTGGGACAAAAGATTGAAAGCGCCAGAAGGGATTATGCGCCACATTCCAACAGCACGAGGTGCATATCATTAGCATATTTTTGAGCTAATGACTCACACAGTCACGGTATTATATTAAAACCATATGACTTTCAGCAGTAGTGTCTAGACTGGCTCCCaaggctatttttttttcttttctttttttttttgcttagcATAGCCTAATTTTCATCTGCCATATTCCTCAAACCAAAAGGCCCCCAAAAGACAACCATTAAGACCACAATGTTTTATCAaggtatatttattttattatgttgagCCAATAAAAAGCATTTCCAAAGCTAAATAAATTAACATCGAACAACTCATGGACTGTTCTACACACACAGGGTTTTATTCATAATTGTCTAAATCCCCCATCTTCATAACAGAAAGGAAATCTGGCATTACTCATCATCTTATCGGGAAGAGAAGGAGCATGACATTTTAGACTTTTCTCTGAAATACAGTGTAATTGCACAAATGGTTTTTTCCCGAAAATTAccaaagaaaagacagaggcCTTTGTGttgttgggggttttttttcccctaagaATACAGGAAGTATGTAAGTAATAACATGCTCATACCAAAGCACATTACCTGTTGTGTAAGCATATTTAACTTATATAAAATGAGCATTTATTATCTGCACACAGGCACATTGAGCTATCTAGTTGTACATATTCTAACAGCGCtgaagctgttgtcttgtatcaCCATTAGGtttactgtaaatatatttttaaagggaTCCAATATTGTCTATTATACaacaatgacacattttataaacttttttacaacacattttcagagattttttacatttctgtagGCCAATAATTTCCCATCACCATTAGTATGGTCAATAAAGGAATTCACAAACAGACATGTAATATTGTATATGTTGAATAAAGGATTGTATTTTTCAACAGTTGGCGCTGTACATGATGTTTTTGCACTACTGATGTTTACAATACCCTCCCTGACCAGTAGAGGTCATCAGATAACAAAGATTGATCCATGTTGATTACAGTCGAGCAGTTTACCTTTTTTATTTGCGGTGTACtcatttcattttgttaaagttgttaaacaaaaaaagtttagaCCATCACAACAATGAATTATAATAAGCACAATGTCAGTGCAAGGTAGggaatttaatgttttatagGAGTCATATTCATATTTGAACAACCGTAATAGCCCACGTGTCACTCTGTGCATGAAATGTCATTAAGGTAAGATAACATGTTCACATTTTCTCTCAGTCACACTAACCTCATGTAGCGAGGCGCTAAACTAGGAAATATAAATAGACTCATGGAAGACAAGCCTGACTGAATGGGGACTTCAtgaataaacatgtaaaaagtaatttatatatttatatttctgctTCATTTTAAGAGGAGATTGATGTGATACTCTCTTTACATTGAAAAAACTAACATAACCTTccatttgtttgtcattttttaaaacaatgtcAATTTTGCGGTCTGTCCACTCTGAGGGGTTTCATTTCAAACAAATGTATAGATCCCgtttaaaaaggcaaaaatcTGACATATTTTTGTGAACAGAAACGATTCTGCTCTCAGAATCAAAACTACTTGTAAACATCTTTGTTTACACTTCAGATGAGTCACAAACCGACACCCACAACCATTTGGTTTCAGCTTTAACCCTTGCAGCCGTAGTGTACGATCAGCTGTCACGCTTATCTCATTTTATGAACACTTACATAACAACAGTATTTTGCTGTATCAATGAACTGGTGGGGGGATGTGGGCAAACTGAGGCAGAGAAGCAACAAGTTTACAAAATATTCAAGAAGAGTCAAAATTGGCAAGAACGTCCAGTATTCGGTTAAAATAATTGTTATCAGCTCCTTCATGTAATATGTGcatgtcagtgttttctttttctatctGGTGTGCTTGTTCTTCCTTTATCTGttgatgtgtgaatgtgtgtgtgtgtgtgtgtgtgtgtgtgtgtgtgtgtgtgtgtgtgtgtgtgtgtgttttctgtctgccTGGTTGTTGAACAAACTCCAGAGAGATAATACTCCCTCAAAGCCCCAGTCTGTCTGGTCAGTCAGATGTAGAGCTGGTTATTTTTAACACTGCAGGGGGGTTGTTCAAGTATCAGAGAGGCCAAACTCCCTCTCTGTGAGTGCAGAAGCCCATCTCACTTCTCCCTCTGTGTATTCTTTTTCACAGCAGGATCATTCCAACTGGCTCGGTAGAGACAGAGGGATTTGTTCGGCAGACAACGTAGACTGGAGAAATGTGGAGATAAATTGGACAGGGCTGATAGCAGACAGATATAAAGCCACAGAGGACACTATGCAGACACAATTAGGCTTGAGGATAGATCAGTGAGAGTGCTAGCAAGAGGACAGGTGATAAAAGCAGGCACAGATAAAGTCCCAAATGCACCAGGTTACAGGCGGACTCACCTCAGCTTGAGCTACATTCTCAAGCAGTGGCAGCTATGTCTGTTGGTTTAGACAGGTCGGGTCCCCAAGCTgagaaaaaaactttaaatgaatCTGGACCGAAACAGCCTTTGTGATCCTTACGTCCAAGATTATTTTATACTTTCTGACTTCAAACTGCAAGTGGCTGTAACTTTCTGAAAAATCTGATACAGCAGTTGATGTGTGATCAGATCCGCTGGAATTGTAAGGATGAAATGTGGCAGGCAAGGGTGTCGGTTTTGTTTCAGTGTATGAAATGGAGTTTGAGGGTCAAAAACTTTGCAGCAGCAAACAATTTCCtgaattttcattcatttttatgcaccaatttgtgcctttgtgTCACAATTTATGgagtaaatgttttaaattttgtcaaaataaaagtcctccaCCACTTCTATGTTTTTCTGGAGGGGACCAACATGTCCTTATACAATGGTTCCTGTGATATCCTACTAATTAGCACCCAACGAATGGCGTTACGtccttaacgtaaagttatgtaattaaataAAGTTGCAGAGCTTAGGTGTAAGCAAGTTACTATAGTTAGtttttggaaaagaaacatagtgcAGACATAAAATTAAATGTCTCAAAGTTCACTTAAGAGTCAAACAATTCTGAAAACCAGTCTCCTTAAGTTAGGTCCGGGGGaaagttctgtgttttttgaccaattgACCACCCCAAGAAGGCTGGctaggctcagccttagagatagggtaaggagtaAGTATAAGTAAGTATAGCCACTACTCCTTcttgtcgaaaggggtcagttgaggtggtccgggtatctgatcaggatgcctcccggGTGCATCTTGTTTtaggtgtttcgggcacgtcccactggtaggaggccctggggcagacccagaataagctggagggattacatatctcgtctggcctgagAACGCCTCAAGATCCCcaaggaggaggtggaaaacgttgctggggagagggacatctggaatgctttgctcggcctgttGCCCCCACGACCCAGCTAAGATAAGCGGTTGAAAGTGGATGGATGACCACCCCAGCCTTCATCCTTACTGGATGActtgggactgcttccttctttactctggtcagcacattggtcacatgatttcagcCTTCCACAATAAATGGGTTATGcccaaattactggctcatcattatgTGGGAAATGTACAAGTTTTGGT harbors:
- the acvrl1 gene encoding serine/threonine-protein kinase receptor R3 is translated as MGSSALLTVVLVGALLWISAIHADSEDDGKLLCACENAKGTCVNGTCRGDICFYTWWYSNEERGCFSAVNYREQCFTSFDRFFVHCCKDNLCNTDTTPPPNINGVPTTTPPELSRPELWITLSLLLLITTVSVCGLVLFLRFRRAHGRLRNVEDHDVTMLKVPNGDEPTYGDIFDEFCTSGSGTGLPYLVQRTMARQISLVQCVGKGRYGEVWRGTWMGESVAVKIFSSRDEQSWFRETEIYNTVQLRHDNILGFIASDMTSKNSSTQLWLVTHFHELGSLYDFLQYSSLEPESCLRMCLSVACGLVHLHTEIVSSQEKPAIAHRDLKSRNILVKRNGQCCIADLGLAVIHSQSHDYLDVGNNPRVGTKRYMAPEVLDETIRMDVFESYKQTDIWALGLVFWEITRRTIVNGIVEEYRPPFFDLVPLDPSFEEMKKVVCVDQQRPSLHNRLHSHPILTAIVKIMKECWYQSPSARLTALRVRKTLSKLDQDSDFSIEKLKRDI